In the genome of Deinococcus deserti VCD115, one region contains:
- a CDS encoding DeoR/GlpR family DNA-binding transcription regulator codes for MKERRQQILSLIQSRGEILVSEVAPLLGVSEVTVRSDLKALVDTGHLRRTRGGARLPLDPRMEAPLEEMQLQQRAEKRRIGRAAAALIQDGETIFLDVGSTATEVARHLPPTLREVTVVTPGLNIALELEKLPHVRVIVTGGTLRRLQHSLVSPYALEILRHVHADRLFLGCNGIDAVNGITNANHEEAEVKRCMVRYARTVVVLADHSKLGVTSRAWLASADQVQTLITSRHTTPPPAALVNLISDFRIV; via the coding sequence ATCAAAGAACGCCGCCAACAAATTCTGTCCCTGATTCAAAGCCGGGGAGAGATCCTGGTTTCAGAAGTTGCTCCACTTTTGGGAGTTTCAGAAGTGACGGTCAGGAGTGACTTGAAGGCGCTGGTGGATACAGGCCACCTGCGACGCACCCGAGGCGGCGCCCGCCTACCACTTGATCCACGAATGGAGGCCCCGCTGGAAGAAATGCAGTTGCAGCAACGCGCTGAGAAACGACGCATTGGTCGCGCCGCCGCGGCCCTCATTCAGGATGGAGAAACGATCTTCCTGGATGTGGGCAGTACAGCGACTGAAGTGGCGCGTCATCTGCCGCCAACCTTGCGGGAGGTGACTGTCGTAACGCCTGGACTGAATATTGCTCTGGAACTTGAAAAGCTCCCGCATGTGAGGGTCATCGTCACCGGTGGGACCCTACGCCGCCTGCAGCATTCGCTGGTCAGCCCGTACGCCCTCGAGATCTTGCGCCACGTTCATGCAGACAGGTTGTTTCTCGGCTGTAACGGCATTGATGCTGTGAACGGCATTACGAATGCCAACCATGAGGAAGCAGAAGTCAAGCGTTGCATGGTCAGGTACGCCCGCACCGTGGTCGTGTTGGCGGACCACAGTAAACTTGGTGTAACCAGCCGGGCATGGTTGGCATCTGCTGATCAGGTGCAGACGCTGATTACCAGCCGGCACACTACGCCTCCTCCTGCAGCTCTGGTCAACCTGATATCTGACTTCCGCATTGTGTAG